A region of the Chryseobacterium cucumeris genome:
TCAAATTCTTTAAATAGGAAATTTTATTGATCAGTGACTGCCAGTTCTTTTCCTGTGTGAAATCTCTCAATAATAATTCATACACTATAAGATCCTGTTTCGCAGGTCTTTGAAAATTGGTAACCTGCCAATTATAAGCGGTCTGGCCTGTTTTAAATGTTGACACTTCAAAACCCTGCCCGGCAGGAAATGCTGGTAAGTTTGGATAGGTAGAAGCGGAAATCCACGGATCATCATAAGAGGAAAGAATTTGTGGAGAATAAGGATCTGCTACTTTTCTCAAATCGTTTGTTCTGTATTGGAAGGTATAAAGCTGCTGAGGAGTGATTCCATTGAGTTCAATCCAGTACAGATCGGGATTTGTGGTGTCTTTTTTCATTAAATAGGTATCATTCACCGTCCAGTTATTGAAACTTCCTATGACATGAACAAAACTTTTCCCCGGAGCATATAAAGCCAATCCCACCTTGGTAGGATCTGTCGGATGGTAATTGATTCCCTGTCTGATCCAGTTGGGTATTGCCTGGGAAACAACATTTCTCGGAACCTGTACAATGAATGCTGCCGTTTTGGAATTGGTTCCCTGTGTCGCCACAAGTTCCATATTTGCATCCTGGGTAACCGTATAACTATAAGAATAAGACTGTGAAGGTGTTGTGGTTGAATTGACAACAGTTCCGTTGGCTTTTAACTGAAATGTAGCATTGGTACTTGCCGTCGCCGTAATAGTAATGGAATTCCCCACAGGAACTGAAGTAAGGCTGTTCGCCAATGGATTTGTAAGCGTTAAGTTTAAAGTCCCTACGTTTACAAAAATATCTGGTGAAGTCTGGTGCAATCCCGTCTTATCCTTTAATAAAAACCCAAACCTTCCGATTCCTGTTCTTCCATAAAAAGAAGTTGGTGTAAAAGTGAGTGAATAACTATCTGTAGCAGCATTATAATTCAGCTTATTCAGATCATTGGAATTGTTCCAGCTGCCATTGGTAGGGCAATCCTGACTGTTCTGATAATTGGTATCAAACGACCAGGTCCAGATATAAATGGCATTGTTGGAAACGCCCCACGCAGACTCATCAATCTGATCCCCGGGAACAGTAAGCGTGATCGCATCTGTTTCGTTGAACGGATCAGGAGAAATTGTATAATTGATCTGTCCGAATACAGCCATGGTAATCAACAGAAAAACAACAGAATAAAACTTTTTCATTTATTATTTTTTATCGAATATAGTATAAATTTTTCTTCATGACCACTATTCCTCTTCGGTATTCATCAAATATTTCTATTTTTTCGGAGGAAAAATAATAAAAAAAGACTCATGAAATTTTCATGAGCCTTCCAATAAAAGTAATTGTAATGAACTAATTTCTTTTGGCGAAATCTTTGGTATTGAGATCCGCTTACTCCTTTATAATCTTTTTAGAAATGGATTGTCCATTCTTTAATTTTAATTCTACAATATACAACCCTGAAGGAAGTTCAGTCATGTTGATCTGATGATCCGAGAACTGTACATTCATTCTTTGTCCTACAGCGTTCACAACGTTTACTTTTTCAATTCCTGAATCAGCTTTAACCATAAGAATTCCTTTTGTAGGGTTAGGATACACTCCAATTACAGATTGATTCAGTTTGGTTTCTGAAGTACTCAAAGAAGAGGTAGGCTTGATGCATCTTACTGATGATCCCTGTCCTCTCATAGCTCCGGCCGACGGATTGGCAATTGTCGATCCGATATACAGATATTTCGCTCCTAAACTTGATGTATCTGAACTCCAGAAATACCCTCTTTGCCCTACAAAAGTAAAGTTCCCGTCACTGGAGCTTCTGTATCCTCCTGCCGATAATTTGAGATTGCTGCTGTAAGCCGTTGCCGGATTACCAATACTTTCTGCTCCTATTAAAGTAGTCCAGTCTGCCTGAGAAGGCATTTTCCAGTCTGGTCCTATTGCTTTACAAGGATCTATACCTACAGAAGCATTGACATCTGCAAGTGATGCCCCATTCCATGTATCCCCACTTGCAAAATTTGCCCACCATGCCGGAGATCCTGCAACATAAGCTCCAGCAATGGTACTTGTTCCTTCCGGAGTATTAGGAGATGGTGCTGGTACCATCTGGGAATTTCTAAGCTGGTGTCCATCATCCCATCTTCCCCATTGGAAAAGGTCCCCATAAGAATTCGCATCCGCTACTGATGAAGCCACCTGTGTACTTCCCAGGTTCTGCTGAAGCCATATTTTTCCGTCTGCTCCTCTTACTGTAGTATAAGCAACCTGTTGCCCGCGATACATAAAACTTACACAACCAATATCACCAACATTGGTTCCAGGATCTGTATTGCTGCATGTTTGTGGATTAAGATTCAGAGAAATTCTTTTCACCTTTGTTGTATTGTCGGAATAAGCCAAAACAAGATAATTTTGTGCCTTATCTATTGCTAAATCATTGTATTTTGCCTCTCCAGCTGAAACAAAATCTCCTCCAAAAGGAACCCAGTTTTGCGAATCGTCTAATTGATAAACGGTATTTCTCAGGAAATTATCATTTTCAAAACGGCTGGCTACCACATATGGCTTTCCTGATTCTGTTACGGCTAAGGCAACATGCTGTACTCTTCCCTCAGAAAAATTGGCATTTCCAACCTGCACCCAGGAGTTTCCGTCAAACTTTCTGACATTCAACTTCCTTCCTCCTCCGGAGTTGGAAACATAAGCAACATAGATTGTGTTTGCTCCATCTAAAGCAATATCAGCATTATACTGCTCTCCTGATGAAGAAGCATCTGCAGCTGTTCCTCCTACCAGACTCCAGTTTTGTGCTGAACTTGCATCTGTACTGTTCTGATATACTTTTATCCCTCCGGAAACATTACAGGTATAGATCATATTATTGGTTCCGATAACCATTTCAGCGAAGTCAGCACCGCCCGAAAAACCTGCATTTCCTATCTGCTCCCATGCTCCTCCGGAATATCTTTTAACCGTTCCTGAACCATACGATCCATAAGTGAATATGATATTATCAGAGGAAACGGCAGAAGCCTGATAATTAACGGAACTGTCTGTAACATTCGGAAGCTGAGACCATAAAGATCCTGTAAATAAGCGTACTTCCATCCCAGAGCCTGGATAACCAAGCTGATTGGTATAATAAATACTGTTTCCGTTCGGACTTATAGACAATGAGTTGTAGGTGGCAGTTCCTGTAGTAACTCCGGGCGTTCCTCCTAGGTAAGACCACGAGTTTCCGTTAAATTTCTGAACAGAGCCTTTAGCTACTGAAACATCATAATAGGACAGATAATAATTTCCCGAGTTATCAATAACAAGATTATTAAAACTGCTTCCTCCTGCAGATACATCCTGAATGCCTCCTACATTTTCCCATTGCTGGGCATATATATAGCTTCCAGCAACGGTTAGCAATGCTAATCCTGTTCTGATTTTCCGTATTGCAAAATGTAAATCTTTAAACATATGAAATATTATTTTTAATTATTCTAAATTTAATTTAATTTTGCGCAAAAGTACCTCACATTATCAACCCCGAGTTATCATTTTCGAACTTTTGGTTATCCCGCGGAGGACTTTTATCTTAAGAAGTTGTACCATAGCTGTAAAAATGTGTTGTATGAGGCGTCAATTAAAAAGTGGACATTTGTTCATATCCGAGGACATCAAAATCATCATGCAGGAAGACCTGTGTCCTGATCAATCCTTCAAGTCTCATATGCTGGAGGGGAAATCAAGTTTTAATTTGATTTTCATGTTGAGTGATGGCATTAATTTAGAAGGTCATGATTGCGGAACCCAGTTTTTATTCAAAAAAAATCAATACATCCTCCATTATTCTCCTAAAGAAAGTGTTGCTGAACTGTGGACAGAAAACCAGGAAATTCTGAGGTATCTCCAGATTCAGATTAATTATCAATATATTTTTAACCTCATCAATCCCGAGCATAATCGTGAAAATGCTGAAATTCTGGAAAATATGATTCATAATAATTTCATTTTCCTTCATAAAGAAACGCCTCCGGACATGACGGTTGAGATGCATATGATTGTAAAAGAGATTCTGGATTATAATAAGAAAGGAATCATGCAGAAGTTATTTATAGAAGCAAAGATTATCAAACTTCTTATCCTGATCTTTGAGCAATTTAATGAGAAAAACATTTTCGAAGACACTCCAAAAACGCCTGAAATGATCAGGAAATTCATTGATGAAAATTACCATAGAAATATAAAAGCAGAAGAAATTGGAAAATATTTTGGACTGAACCAGAATACTATCAGAAAGGAATTCAAAACGCAGTATCATACAACGATTGCTCATTATATATCAGAG
Encoded here:
- a CDS encoding helix-turn-helix transcriptional regulator, whose product is MRRQLKSGHLFISEDIKIIMQEDLCPDQSFKSHMLEGKSSFNLIFMLSDGINLEGHDCGTQFLFKKNQYILHYSPKESVAELWTENQEILRYLQIQINYQYIFNLINPEHNRENAEILENMIHNNFIFLHKETPPDMTVEMHMIVKEILDYNKKGIMQKLFIEAKIIKLLILIFEQFNEKNIFEDTPKTPEMIRKFIDENYHRNIKAEEIGKYFGLNQNTIRKEFKTQYHTTIAHYISELRMLKAKKMITNKEIMIKEIAIECGYEYLQNFTRAFKKKFGVSPESLRNNK
- a CDS encoding T9SS type A sorting domain-containing protein, which translates into the protein MFKDLHFAIRKIRTGLALLTVAGSYIYAQQWENVGGIQDVSAGGSSFNNLVIDNSGNYYLSYYDVSVAKGSVQKFNGNSWSYLGGTPGVTTGTATYNSLSISPNGNSIYYTNQLGYPGSGMEVRLFTGSLWSQLPNVTDSSVNYQASAVSSDNIIFTYGSYGSGTVKRYSGGAWEQIGNAGFSGGADFAEMVIGTNNMIYTCNVSGGIKVYQNSTDASSAQNWSLVGGTAADASSSGEQYNADIALDGANTIYVAYVSNSGGGRKLNVRKFDGNSWVQVGNANFSEGRVQHVALAVTESGKPYVVASRFENDNFLRNTVYQLDDSQNWVPFGGDFVSAGEAKYNDLAIDKAQNYLVLAYSDNTTKVKRISLNLNPQTCSNTDPGTNVGDIGCVSFMYRGQQVAYTTVRGADGKIWLQQNLGSTQVASSVADANSYGDLFQWGRWDDGHQLRNSQMVPAPSPNTPEGTSTIAGAYVAGSPAWWANFASGDTWNGASLADVNASVGIDPCKAIGPDWKMPSQADWTTLIGAESIGNPATAYSSNLKLSAGGYRSSSDGNFTFVGQRGYFWSSDTSSLGAKYLYIGSTIANPSAGAMRGQGSSVRCIKPTSSLSTSETKLNQSVIGVYPNPTKGILMVKADSGIEKVNVVNAVGQRMNVQFSDHQINMTELPSGLYIVELKLKNGQSISKKIIKE